One Phoenix dactylifera cultivar Barhee BC4 chromosome 8, palm_55x_up_171113_PBpolish2nd_filt_p, whole genome shotgun sequence genomic window carries:
- the LOC103709768 gene encoding translation factor GUF1 homolog, mitochondrial → MGALDRASRAARSKLRPLLFTTSPISSTFRGIPFGCVDRSFCSQSRQNSRESGVDLSQYPPERIRNFSIIAHVDHGKSTLADRLLELTGTIKRGHGQPQYLDKLQVERERGITVKAQTATMFHKHKFGFPDASDIQDPPNFLLNLIDTPGHVDFSYEVSRSLAACQGALLVVDAAQGVQAQTVANFYLAFECNLSIIPVINKIDQPTADPDRVKTQLKSLFDLDPNDALLTSAKTGQGLEQILPAVIERLPSPPGKCDSPLRMLLLDSYYDEYKGVICHVAVVDGALRKGDKIASVATGQNYEVLDVGIMHPELTPTGVLFTGQVGYVVSGMRTTKEARVGDTLYHSKSVVVPLPGFKPAKHMVFSGLYPADGSDFDALNHAIERLTCNDASVSAAKESSTALGMGFRCGFLGLLHMDVFHQRLEQEYGARIISTIPTVPYIFEYSDGSKIQVQNPASLASNPGKRVTACWEPSVIATIIIPSEYVGPVITLCSERRGEQLEYSFIDNQRVLMKYRLPLREIIVDFYNELKSITSGYATFDYEDSEYQKSDLVKLDILLNAQPVDAMATIVHNLKAQRIGRELVEKLKKFIDRQMFEITIQAAIGSKIIARESISAMRKNVLAKCYGGDVTRKKKLLEKQKEGKKRMKRVGSVDIPQEAFHELLKVS, encoded by the exons ATGGGCGCTCTGGATCGTGCATCGAGGGCGGCGAGGTCGAAACTCCGGCCTCTTCTATTTACTACGAGTCCTATTTCATCTACATTTAGGGGAATCCCGTTCGGATGCGTTGATCGCTCGTTCTGCTCCCAATCTCGTCAGAATAGCAGAGAAAGTGGCGTAGATTTGAGCCAATATCCGCCGGAAAGGATACGGAACTTCTCCATCATCGCCCACGTTGATCACGGGAAATCAACGCTTGCCGATCGTCTCCTGGAGCTGACGGGGACCATCAAGAGAGGCCACGGCCAACCTCAGTACCTCGACAAGTTACAG gtagaaagagagaggggtATTACAGTTAAAGCGCAGACAGCAACTATGTTCCACAAGCATAAATTTGGTTTCCCTGATGCCTCCGATATTCAAGATCCACCAAATTTTCTACTGAATCTGATCGACACTCCTGGTCATGTGGATTTCAGCTATGAGGTATCAAGATCTCTTGCAGCTTGCCAGGGTGCCCTTTTAGTAGTTGATGCTGCCCAAGGTGTTCAAGCACAGACAGTTGCTAACTTTTATCTTGCATTTGAATGTAACCTGAGTATTATTCCTGTCATAAACAAAATTGACCAACCCACTGCTGATCCTGATCGTGTTAAAACTCAATTGAAATCATTGTTTGATCTTGATCCAAATGATGCTCTTTTAACTTCTGCCAAAACTGGCCAAGGGCTTGAGCAAATCCTGCCTGCTGTTATAGAGCGCCTACCTTCTCCTCCTGGGAAATGTGATTCACCTTTGCGGATGCTTTTGTTAGATTCTTACTACGATGAGTATAAAGGAGTAATCTGCCATGTTGCTGTTGTTGATGGTGCTCTCCGCAAGGGGGATAAGATTGCATCTGTAGCAACTGGCCAGAATTATGAAGTCTTAGATGTTGGAATAATGCATCCTGAACTTACTCCAACTGGAGTACTTTTTACTGGACAAGTTGGTTATGTTGTTAGTGGCATGCGTACAACAAAAGAAGCACGTGTTGGTGATACACTTTACCATTCCAAGAGCGTTGTGGTACCTCTTCCAG GTTTCAAGCCTGCAAAGCATATGGTATTCTCTGGTCTTTATCCAGCTGATGGATCTGATTTTGATGCTCTTAACCATGCAATAGAGAGATTGACATGCAATGATGCTAGTGTATCTGCTGCCAAAGAGTCTAGCACTGCTCTTGGCATGGGATTCAG GTGTGGCTTCTTAGGTTTACTTCACATGGATGTCTTTCATCAGCGGCTTGAGCAA GAGTATGGAGCTCGAATCATATCTACCATACCAACTGTGCCATATATTTTTGAGTATTCAGATGGAAG TAAGATACAAGTTCAAAATCCTGCTTCACTGGCTTCAAATCCTGGGAAGCGTGTAACTGCATGTTGGGAACCATCTGTTATTGCAACCATTATTATTCCTAGTGA GTATGTTGGACCTGTTATAACACTTTGTTCAGAAAGGAGAGGAGAGCAGCTAGAATATTCATTTATTGACAA CCAGCGTGTGCTTATGAAATATCGGTTACCACTGAGGGAAATCATTGTGGATTTCTACAATGAATTGAAAAGTATAACATCCGGATATGCCACATTTGATTATGAAGATTCTGA GTATCAAAAATCTGATTTGGTCAAACTTGATATCCTCCTCAATGCCCAGCCTGTTGATGCTATGGCAACCATTGTTCACAATCTGAAAGCGCAGAGGATTGGACGTGAATTGGTGGAAAAACTAAAGAAGTTCATAGACAG GCAAATGTTTGAAATAACGATACAAGCTGCGATTGGCTCAAAGATTATCGCAAGGGAGTC TATTTCAGCAATGAGAAAAAATGTTCTAGCAAAATGCTATGGTGGTGATGTTACACGGAAGAAGAAGCTCTTGGAGAAGCAGAAGGAAGGGAAGAAACGCATGAAGCGCGTGGGTTCTGTTGATATACCACAAGAAGCATTCCATGAACTGCTGAAAGTGTCCTAA